One Pullulanibacillus sp. KACC 23026 DNA segment encodes these proteins:
- a CDS encoding M23 family metallopeptidase: MSKGYRSYVSLTLSILLVLISVILVTPAHASTGSDLEQRINDLTKKTNSKKQEVNKTDQKIKQNQSQQQTVQEKLTDIKKDIESASAKITAKQKSIQDTKNAINSLNKQIATVKERIKRRDVLLKERVKAMYVTGNSTDYLQVLLNSNNFGELVSRAVALTTIANQDQRILEEQRADKQKLNEQQGEVKDKLALLQKDMKELKSLQANLSSKQAQQQNLLTDLKSQQKDLEKEKFSAQEIADNLASQKAAAQKAYDLWKSEEAKKAQQSRATSSSSSSSSSSSSSSSSTPSSSSSSSSTSTSNSGAILSWPVAGGYITSPYGPRAFDNSFHPGIDIGKGMGAPIMAAADGVVNRAYVSSSYGNCVMITHYINGQEYTTVYAHMERYVVGTGQVVKRGQVIGYMGDSGEATGPHLHFEVYRGPWNPPPHPGTINPVSVLP, from the coding sequence ATGTCTAAAGGATATCGCTCCTACGTCAGCTTAACTCTTTCCATTCTTTTGGTATTGATCTCTGTTATTCTTGTGACTCCAGCTCACGCCTCTACGGGTTCTGACCTAGAGCAACGCATTAATGACCTGACGAAAAAGACGAATTCTAAGAAGCAAGAAGTTAACAAGACCGATCAAAAGATTAAACAGAATCAGTCACAGCAGCAAACGGTACAAGAGAAACTGACAGACATAAAAAAAGACATTGAATCTGCATCAGCAAAAATTACGGCCAAGCAAAAATCCATTCAAGATACAAAGAATGCCATTAATTCTTTAAATAAACAAATTGCGACTGTCAAAGAACGGATTAAGCGCCGAGATGTCCTTTTAAAAGAACGTGTAAAAGCAATGTATGTGACAGGAAATTCAACCGACTATTTACAAGTGCTTTTGAATTCTAATAACTTTGGTGAACTTGTCAGTCGTGCAGTCGCTTTAACCACAATAGCGAATCAAGATCAGCGCATTCTTGAGGAGCAAAGAGCAGATAAGCAAAAGCTGAATGAGCAGCAAGGAGAAGTGAAGGATAAGCTTGCATTGCTGCAAAAAGACATGAAAGAATTAAAAAGCTTGCAGGCAAATCTATCATCAAAGCAAGCTCAACAGCAGAATCTATTAACGGATTTGAAATCTCAGCAAAAAGATCTCGAGAAAGAAAAATTCAGTGCCCAAGAGATTGCCGATAACTTAGCGAGTCAAAAAGCGGCAGCTCAGAAGGCCTATGACCTATGGAAATCTGAAGAGGCCAAAAAGGCTCAACAAAGCCGTGCCACTTCATCATCATCGAGTTCGTCATCGTCCAGTTCGTCGTCATCAAGCTCGACGCCGTCCAGTTCGTCGTCATCGAGTTCGACATCCACGTCGAATTCAGGTGCCATCTTATCATGGCCGGTGGCTGGCGGGTACATTACATCTCCATATGGACCGCGAGCATTTGACAACAGTTTCCACCCGGGGATAGATATAGGCAAAGGCATGGGAGCACCGATTATGGCGGCTGCTGATGGTGTTGTTAACAGAGCGTATGTGTCTTCAAGTTATGGAAATTGTGTCATGATTACTCACTATATCAATGGACAAGAATACACGACTGTATATGCCCACATGGAGCGTTATGTGGTAGGGACGGGACAAGTCGTGAAGCGCGGCCAAGTAATTGGTTATATGGGTGATTCTGGTGAAGCAACAGGTCCTCACCTTCACTTCGAGGTTTACCGAGGTCCATGGAATCCGCCGCCGCATCCAGGAACAATTAATCCAGTTTCGGTATTGCCTTAA
- a CDS encoding PDZ domain-containing protein: protein MMIEVLRFLESIFFQPLTYLFILGLLLLGLQRVRRERRSFGLKVYGTFNEVWYAIGPSLLIGLIGSILMMGIGVALPTGIVILLTLSYIITMLSLQFRYLSPLLAVGLAMILTYFFPYFHLGGHSGWLGSWIHDIQSKWLWDLGVFLAIGALMEGVLLYVWGWRHSSPRLINSKRGKCVGAHEASHMWILPFLFLLPVSGHLQRMGWWPLAQGTSFSIVLFPIGVGVQQLITYALPKKAIRLSGLWVIVTGVILAILVAVSYFYLSTPLLLSAAIFGILSRLGLVLCHYYLLDNSPFHFTDVSNGLRVVGVIPGTPAATMDVKIGEVIVSVNGKAVTSEQEFYEALHLNLAYCKIDVIDEEGEIRFVKGMTHENDLHQIGFLFLEPSKRTKAFDGLA from the coding sequence ATGATGATCGAGGTATTAAGATTTTTGGAAAGTATCTTTTTTCAACCGTTAACTTACCTATTCATATTAGGGCTGTTATTATTAGGGCTTCAGCGTGTTCGACGAGAAAGACGTTCGTTCGGCCTAAAGGTATATGGGACATTCAATGAAGTGTGGTATGCAATAGGGCCATCGCTTTTGATTGGTCTTATTGGGTCAATACTAATGATGGGAATAGGGGTTGCTCTACCTACTGGAATCGTGATTTTGTTAACCCTATCTTATATTATTACGATGCTTAGCTTGCAGTTTCGATATTTGTCACCTCTGCTCGCAGTTGGTCTAGCGATGATCCTTACTTATTTTTTTCCATACTTTCATTTGGGAGGTCACAGCGGTTGGCTAGGTTCATGGATCCACGATATCCAATCGAAGTGGCTTTGGGATTTAGGAGTCTTTCTTGCTATTGGTGCGTTAATGGAAGGTGTTCTTCTCTATGTATGGGGCTGGCGCCATTCTTCACCAAGACTTATTAATAGTAAACGAGGGAAATGCGTTGGCGCACATGAAGCGAGTCATATGTGGATATTGCCCTTTCTCTTCCTGCTTCCTGTAAGCGGGCACCTCCAGCGTATGGGCTGGTGGCCGCTCGCACAAGGGACGTCTTTTTCCATCGTGCTGTTCCCAATTGGTGTCGGCGTTCAACAATTAATTACGTATGCTTTGCCCAAAAAGGCGATTCGACTTTCAGGATTATGGGTGATAGTAACAGGTGTCATCCTTGCTATTTTGGTTGCAGTCAGTTATTTTTATCTATCAACACCTTTATTGCTCTCGGCTGCTATATTTGGCATTTTAAGTCGGCTCGGACTAGTGCTTTGTCATTATTATTTATTGGATAACAGCCCTTTTCACTTTACGGATGTTTCGAATGGATTGCGTGTTGTCGGGGTTATCCCGGGAACACCGGCAGCAACCATGGACGTTAAGATCGGTGAAGTTATTGTCAGTGTTAATGGAAAAGCTGTCACTTCTGAACAGGAATTCTATGAAGCCCTTCACCTTAATCTTGCCTATTGTAAAATTGATGTGATTGATGAAGAGGGGGAAATCCGCTTTGTAAAAGGGATGACCCACGAAAATGATCTTCACCAAATCGGATTTCTTTTTCTTGAACCATCCAAAAGGACAAAAGCCTTTGATGGACTCGCTTGA
- a CDS encoding S41 family peptidase — MVSKKIVALLMALSLIIGAGGSYLGVTYFTKKQEAQTLENMSDISNVPASDVLKMESVFSFITSKYYKKVNKTTLTNGAIKGMVESLNDPFSSYMDPETANQFTQSLSSSFEGIGAEVQMDNGVVTVVSPIKGSPADKAGLKPRDQLLEINGKSTQGMSLDQAVSKIKGKSGTKVTLEVKRPGQSHVLTFEITRGKVPLKTVSQKTFQQDGKLIGYIAIQSFSENTDKEFADALKTLESKNIKGLIIDVRGDPGGYLTAVKNIANDLIASSKPIVQIQNRAGQKQLITSKLKQKKPYPIVGMIDGGSASAAEILSAALHEAGGYPLVGVKSFGKGTVQQAVSMTDGSELKLTMFKWLTPDGNWIHKKGIQPTIKIQEPDYFFTTPINLKDDQTLKPNTTNDQIADAQKMLKGVGFDPGRVDGYYDASTETAVSAFQKTNQLPVTGVIDAKTASSLEDSVMKAVNDPKNDLQLQEALKVVTGE; from the coding sequence ATGGTTAGTAAAAAAATCGTGGCACTGTTAATGGCACTGTCATTAATCATCGGAGCGGGCGGCTCCTATTTAGGTGTGACCTATTTCACGAAGAAGCAGGAGGCTCAAACTCTCGAGAACATGAGCGATATAAGCAATGTTCCGGCTTCGGATGTATTGAAGATGGAATCTGTATTTAGTTTTATTACGAGTAAATATTATAAAAAGGTGAATAAAACGACACTGACCAATGGGGCAATTAAGGGGATGGTCGAATCACTTAATGATCCTTTTTCCTCTTATATGGACCCAGAGACCGCTAATCAATTTACTCAATCTTTGTCTTCGTCATTTGAAGGGATCGGGGCAGAGGTCCAAATGGATAACGGGGTTGTAACAGTTGTCTCCCCAATTAAAGGCTCCCCTGCTGATAAGGCTGGATTAAAGCCACGTGATCAACTGCTTGAAATTAACGGAAAATCGACTCAAGGAATGAGCCTTGATCAGGCGGTTTCCAAAATTAAAGGAAAATCAGGTACGAAAGTCACACTGGAAGTAAAGCGACCTGGTCAAAGCCATGTTTTGACCTTTGAAATTACAAGAGGAAAAGTGCCTTTAAAAACAGTTAGTCAAAAGACCTTTCAACAAGATGGGAAGCTTATCGGTTATATCGCCATTCAATCGTTCAGTGAGAATACCGATAAAGAATTTGCCGATGCTTTAAAAACGCTTGAATCTAAGAACATTAAAGGACTTATTATTGATGTGCGAGGCGACCCGGGCGGTTACTTAACAGCTGTTAAGAACATTGCAAATGACCTGATCGCAAGCTCGAAACCTATTGTTCAAATTCAAAATCGGGCAGGCCAAAAACAGCTTATTACCTCTAAATTGAAACAGAAGAAGCCTTACCCAATCGTAGGTATGATTGATGGTGGCAGTGCTTCTGCAGCTGAAATTCTTTCGGCAGCCCTTCATGAAGCAGGCGGTTATCCTTTAGTGGGGGTTAAATCGTTTGGAAAAGGAACAGTTCAGCAGGCGGTCTCTATGACAGATGGCAGTGAGCTTAAACTAACCATGTTTAAATGGCTGACACCGGATGGCAATTGGATTCACAAAAAAGGGATCCAGCCGACGATTAAAATACAAGAACCGGATTATTTCTTTACCACTCCGATTAATTTGAAGGATGATCAGACGTTAAAGCCAAATACAACAAATGATCAAATTGCCGATGCACAAAAAATGTTAAAAGGCGTGGGCTTTGATCCCGGCCGCGTCGATGGCTATTATGATGCGTCGACTGAGACAGCTGTTTCTGCCTTCCAAAAGACGAATCAGCTTCCTGTTACAGGTGTGATTGACGCTAAAACCGCGAGTTCACTTGAAGACAGTGTCATGAAAGCCGTTAATGATCCGAAAAATGATCTTCAGCTTCAAGAAGCTTTAAAAGTCGTAACAGGTGAGTGA